In one Babylonia areolata isolate BAREFJ2019XMU chromosome 12, ASM4173473v1, whole genome shotgun sequence genomic region, the following are encoded:
- the LOC143288635 gene encoding uncharacterized protein LOC143288635 encodes MWAWEEPARVSWRHYQDWVLPPRVVRVILTLGLFCVFVGMILVSIGSGLHNSRLTVGGGVVAAVGGCCLLVCLLLCLHAFFIFRVRHQAVQTESQDLLWRGDAEEEEEKEGEEGEREGTSTALPNNAVPHGLPGHGHSPPLPLPSALKSGDSTFRREPKKSVSYSGEVQCYSVSPTLSSTSLLSSVFSSTGGTLDRGGGGGGMGNWAGAGGGAGTPPFPPSTPQQQHHHHQQQHQPQRVSQSLPRNIHLRQLIEDNDYDVPGERTAMLVAAPSPPLSSALASSRFPAIGNSAGSVKSAGAEVSMPVSSLGQQLMSRHRPAPVMETKSENSSDYDNI; translated from the exons atgtgggcgTGGGAGGAGCCGGCGCGCGTGAGCTGGCGTCACTACCAGGACTGGGTGTTACCGCCACGTGTGGTGCGGGTCATCCTGACCTTGGGGCTGTTCTGCGTGTTCGTGGGCATGATCCTGGTGTCCATAGGGAGCGGTCTGCACAACAGCCG gttgacggtggggggcggggtggtggctGCAGTGGGGGGATGCTGCCTACTGGTGTGTCTGCTGCTGTGTCTACACGCCTTCTTCATCTTCAGGGTCCGGCATCAGGCTGTGCAGACTGAG tcacagGACCTTCTCTGGCGCGgagacgctgaagaagaagaggagaaggagggggaggagggagaaagggagggcaCCAGCACAGCTCTCCCCAACAACGCCGTCCCCCACGGCCTCCCCGGACACGgacacagcccccccctccccctcccctccgccctcaaGTCTGGGGACTCCACCTTCCGGCGGGAGCCCAAGAAGTCGGTGAGCTACTCTGGGGAGGTCCAGTGCTACTCCgtgtctcccaccctctcctccacctccctcctctcctccgtcTTCAGCAGCACGGGCGGCACGCTGGaccggggaggagggggagggggcatggggaacTGGgcaggtgcaggaggaggagcgGGCACCCCgcctttccctccctctacccctcagcagcagcatcatcatcatcagcagcagcatcagcctCAGCGGGTGAGTCAGAGTCTTCCCAGGAACATCCACCTGAGGCAGCTGATTGAGGACAACGACTACGACGTGCCTGGGGAGCGGACCGCCATGCTGGTCGCCGCGCCGTCGCCACCGCTGTCCTCGGCCTTAGCCTCCTCCAGGTTCCCCGCGATCGGCAACAGCGCCGGAAGCGTGAAGAGCGCAGGAGCGGAAGTATCCATGCCAGTGTCGTCACTGGGCCAGCAGTTAATGTCCAGGCATCGTCCGGCTCCTGTGATGGAGACCAAGTCTGAGAACTCCAGCGATTACGATAATATATGA